The Gavia stellata isolate bGavSte3 chromosome 1, bGavSte3.hap2, whole genome shotgun sequence DNA segment cttgcattttttttttctttattattctCCTCAAAGCCTTATCATTAGTTTGTCCACTTTCATTCTGCTCATAATAAACATTCATTAATGTAAGTTTTTTAACTTAGTCACTTTGATCTTTCTGatttgaaaagatattttttggaGAAAAACCAACATGTTTGTGGCCAGTGAGGCGCActtgtttcctgttttcatttgtgACTAGAAAGTGGCACCTTGTGAAAGAGCGTTAGAATCAGATTTCTGAGAAGTGATTTCAGAATTCAAGCTCCATCTTTAAGCCTTGCTAATCGTAGCTATTTTGACAGAGTATGTAAATTAACCGATAAAGATTGCTCAGTCTTAGAAGAactaattaaaacattaaagacaaatgctgctctttcttttcttttttttttgaagttgtgAAGACCTTATCTAGGCCATATGACAATGAGACTTCATCTGTAGTTAAAATACGTTTTGATACTCTTTATTGATATCTGTTCCAAAAATCTCTTTATGGACATGTTTTAATTACAGTTTGGATCATTAATCATTTAATTTCAGCAGGAATTTGCAAGTTGCAGCACAAGAAGCACTGCAAAGGGATATATGATGGCAGTGGTGCTTGACTGCTTGAATAGAGATGCTAAGCTGTACAGTAAGTGCCTCCACAGCACCAGCAACCATGCTATTAGGAAGGCAAGGCCGTAGCCAAGGGAATTAATTTTTCGAAGTTTGGCTTCCGCATGCAGTGGAGGAAGTGTAAAGAGGACTTTTACGGAGGCAGTAAGATCAGTTCAGACAATAGGAGGCATTGCCCTGACCCTAGGCTTTCCATCTACAGTGGTCCTCAGCTAGTTGCTCTCAGCCATGAGCTTGGCCTCTGTAGGTTTGCCTAGCTGTGGACAGCTTTCCCTGTGCTCCTGGGTGTGCAGGGACACCTCATGGCCAAGGGCATGGGATGTGGGTGCTAGCTGAATGGCTGGAACagtgcagcagaaaagcagggaGGGGTGAAGAGATGGCCTGGCTGTGCCCAGACTGGAAGCTGCTCGTTTTGCAGTCATCCCTCATGTTTGTGGTCACTAGTTCTGCTTACCAGTGGTGATATCCAAGCATGCTAGTTTTAGAGCTTCTGCTCTAGCTTGTGGGTTGAGGAGTTAAAGATGAAAGATCCttcatttaatgaaattaatctGTTATGCCAGTAATCTCTTATGCCAGTAAATTCAGAcggcttaatttttttttccccctcttctcaACAGAATTCAGATTACTTTCTCCCAGGTCACATTTTTAGTAGTGACATACAATGTATTATATTCTTGCAGGCCTCTTTCTAGATGTCCTGTCTGATCATTTATGTCATTTTTAGTCTAGAACAAAGCTTCTAGGAGAGAGCATGAGATGTTGTTAAGTATTGGGGATACGAATGTCAAACTTTGCCCTCTATCCCTCTTTTAgcataaataacatttttatctATCTGTCCTAATAGCTAGCCTTCACACATTTGAAATGGTTTGCACTCATCTGAGTGAAGGAGTAAGGTTCTGATGGGTGTTTGGCTGTTTCGAATATCTGGCATTGTGGAtacactgtatttattttttaaaagccaaaaaataaagaattgtCCTGGAGTTGCCTTTATAGTCTGGTAACATGTCAAGAGTCTTCAGTTGTCTCTTTTTGTCAAAAATGCCTCACATATGCAGCTGGCAGGGGAGCTTCATCTCTTCCTGTCCCAACTCGGGACAATGATCTGTCATGGTTACTTCTAGACAGAACTACTGTAAGTTTCCATAGTTAGAAGTTGTGATATTAAGGTTTCATCAAGTTCTTAGCCCCTGGCTGTCAGCAGCTGCTGATAAAACACTATCTGGCTGCTTTGTAGGCTAGTAAGTTGAGAATAATCAGTTTTCAGCATCTCTATATTTAAAGTAGGCTGCCTCGGAGTGCCTTCTGCTAACTAACCACAACTTCCCTCGAAAGTTACATGCCACAGGAAGGATGAAACTGCTAAGTCTAGCTTGTTGGAGGGAGGAATATAGCTCTCCCTGTGCATGGTATAAGACGATGTATACTTTTCTGGCGGGGATAGGATAACCACAAATGTTGCTGCCTTCAGAACAGGTgcaaaacttgcttttttaGTTTAGCCCTTTGCACAACATCTGTCAcaactgaggaaaagaaaagaggaagaggagaaactCATATATTTGCACTGAGGAAAAATGAATGCAGCTTTTTGGAAAGAACTCTAGGCCATGTCTTgactttgctttattttaggAGGATGCTAATGATGGCATTTGGTAAGGCCTTGAATAGAGGACAACACTAGAAGATTTTAAAGTTATACCATTTGCTAGTTTTATTGCAAGGCCATTGAGTTTCATGTTGCTTTCTTGTCTAACTTAATCAAAGTTTTGACCAAATTCGTTAGTCGTAGAAGGATGCATGTTGAAAGGAGCCTCCAGACATCGTCTTGTCCAACCCTGGTAGTGCCAATTTaatcagggctgtgtccagtcaagttttgagtatctctaAGGGTAGAGATTTCACAGCCTTTCTGTGCAAACTTTCCCAATGCCTGACTAAACTCATGGTGAAAGAATGCTTCCTAATGTTTAATTATTCCTTGCTGCAACTTGTGCTCATTACTGTGTGTTGCCATCTTTTCTGTACCCCTCCCCATTAGGCAGTTGAAGACAGTGATAACATCTCCTCTCAGTCGtccctctccaggctgaaccaTCTCAGCTCTCTCACCCTCTCCTCCAGTAGCATGTGCTGCAGCCTCTTCATCATTTTTGGTGGCCTTCTGCTGGACTTGTTGCAGTATGTCagtatctttcttgtactgggaagCCCAAAACTGGGTACAGGATGCCAGGTATGATCTCACAAGTATTGAATGGAGAGGAAAGATTGTTTCCCTGGATGTTCTTTCTAACACAGTCCCATACATGTTTGGCCATGAGGTCACACTACTGGCTCCTCTTGaacttgttgtccaccaggagCCCAGACCTTTtttgccaagctgctttctaaCCAGGCAATGCCCAGCTTGCACTGTTGTGTGTGGTTGTTCCATCTCAgatgcaggacttggcatttggctgctgaacttcatgaggttcctgtgaGCCCATTTTTCCAGCCCATTGAGGTTCTGTTCTTCTTTATTTAATGCATCTGAGAAAGGTTATCCAAATTTGGCAGTCATGGGATAAGATACCCATTTTGAGACTTACCTGTATGCTACTGTGGTAGGAAAAGCAGATCAGTACACTGTTGATCTCCCTGTGTATAGAGATACCCTGTTCTCTTCTGCCACCCAGCTCAAACACAGTTGGATTTCcattctttctttgcatttgccttctttccttcctctgtaaTTTGGATGAAGTGGTGAACAGCTTTGATCTGGTTTTTCATAGGAGAAGAGGCTAGATGACTTGGAGGAAGGGGATTTGATGCAGGTGtgtaaaaatgacaaataataTGGACAGGGTAAATAGGGAGTCACTGTGTTCACTCATTTCTAGTACAAGAAGCAGGGGACTTCAAATGAAAGTAACAGGTGTCACAAGCGAAAGAAAATGGCTCTACACACCATGGGTGTTTAGAGCGTGTAACTTCTTGCTGCAAGATGTTGCAGGCACAGACATTTTATTTGAGTTCAAAAAGGGGCCAGACAGGctgatggaagaaaaattgATTGAGGACTGTCATGTACAAAGATGAGACATCTGCCTCAGGAAGTCCGAAGTTAGACATTCCAGGAAGCCAAGAGAGTAttctaaggagaaaaaaaattgaggaaaTATGTCTGAGCATTTACTACACAAACAGCAATTCCcctggttttcttcagaaaagggTTGCAGCTTGGCTGCGTTCATTTTGTGCTATAGCTTTAGTCTGCAGGCTGCAGCTTAGCCAAGAGTGCATTAGGAAATATTTCACTCAGATGAATTTGTTTTTCTACTGATTCTTGGTGTCCTTTCACCTTGTCTGTATTGAGCCAGCGCAGTGGGATACTGCTAAGATACAAACCTTAGTTTGTCTTGAGTTCTTCCCCTACTCTGTACCACAAATGTGGAGTTAGAAGAGACAGAGTACgttgctgcttttcagttccGCCAAAACTGGTTGTGTAAAGTCTCTTCTCCTCTTCAGCTGCACcctatttattttccttatgttGCAGGCTGTCTCATTGTTTTCTTGGAGTCTAGTCATTCCTTGCATGAAAGCTTTTGAGTTTCACGTTAGTCTTTAATGcaacatctgtttaaaaaaaaaccccaaaacacaaaaccctccatttttctctttatactAAGGAGCTTGCTGGTTTACGAGGGGTCATTAACCACCTTTAGGAATTGTGTTAGTTGTGGTAGCATGCTTACCGCTTCAGACAGTTGCTGTTACTGTCTTTTGCTAGGAGATGACCATGTTGCTGACAGGTTCCTCATCTGAATCGCTTTCAGGGGCACAGCCAAAAGAGTCAGGCAGCAATGACTTGGGTAATACCTGTCGTCTTCTGCTGGTAGTATAAGCCCCAGGAGATTGTGTTCTTTATCTCCATGCTTTCAGTTAGGCCTCAATATCTTCTAGCCCAAGGTGGCTGAGGGAACCCATCTGAGCACTTGCAATAGTAGTCCTTAGTTTTGCATtctcagcaaaagaaaagatgaaggcCCTAAATGCTCTTTTGCTGAAAATGCTTGtctgttttgggatttttcACATGATGCACCTTCACTTGGTCATGTGTTCAACAACTTGTGTCtataaaactttcttttctggaCTTGGGCAGAGACAGCCATTTGACCCCCATGATCATGTATGTATGTGCTCTGTCGCATTCACTACCAGATAAGATTTGAGAGACATGTCAGCAGTGGACACGTAGTCTAGTTGGAGTCCTCTTAGCAACTTCCCTAGCCCTACACTCCAAAGTGTAGAGTTAAAAGATATTCTAGCGTTTTGTCAAGAACATGGGTTTTAAGATCCTGACTGGACTTCACCCTCCAAATAGAGACCCAGTTTCTCCGAAGAACTTCAGTCAGATCCTCATAATGAGCAAGCCATTTGACCTGCTGTTACTTGTCAGGTGCTTTATTTAGATGTGAAAAGGGTGAGTGAGCTCCAGATCTGTATGACCATTTCCCAGCCTTTCATGTAGAAGGGGGCATTTCCTAGAATGTCTCAAAagctttttccaaagcaaaagctcattttcttttgcaaagctcATACTGCTTCAGCCACATGTTGCATGGTGTGGCACGCTCAAGTCTTTTAAGACAGACACATCTGTTATATACTCAGTGTTGGAGAGGACAAGCTATACCAGATACGGCTTTACCCCCTTTATTCATGTCTGCGCAGcatgcaggaggagagggaccTGAGGTGTGCTACTACAGGTATCTGCTGTCGTAAAAATACTCATAGTCCAACAAACAGTACTGGGGGAAGAGTACCAGCAGGATGACTGGATAAGagtatcttgaaaaaaaaacagttgtttGAGAACAGCTGTAAGTTTTCAATATTACTACTCTCTCTTGCTCCCATGCAGCAGCTTGTTACCATCTCTCTGGTGGCTaccagccccacagcacagcTGGTAGAAGAAATAGGACAGATGCTCTCTAAACGACTTTAATGCAGTGTGTCCCAGGCCAACTGAAACCACCACCGCTACTTGTGACAGTTTCAGATAAGCACATAGAAAAGAGGCTCCTCATTGATATGAGCGTGCATGAGCTGTGAGTGTGTGCGGACAAGTAGCGAGGGGAAGCAGTGGCATCAGCTGCCACAGCTATAAATTGTCATggtctgtctgtgtgtctgtgcctTTAGGACTCTTGTCAGGAAGCTGAGCTTATCTTAGCTTTTAAAGGTTTTTATTATGTTGGTTTCTTCAGCACTtgagaaatactaaaataaggagaaaaaaatagcttttctcaAACCTGTATCTAACTGGACCAACGCTCTAAGGCTTATTAGagcaaaagcagtatttcaatGTAAAGTTAGCTGTTTGAGAATGTTgatgtgatttaaaaacaaagtctaaatttgaaaataacagaattgCTAACATGAGAAAACAGGGATAGAGAAAGGTTTTCAATACAGATCTTCACTTTGTTTCCACTTAGAAGAGAAAAGATATCTGCATTATGTGGTGCTGTAATGTATATCTGAGTTATATTTTACAGACAAATATAAGAAAGACTTCTTGCCTTTAAGGTTTTATGATCTTAGATGAAACGcgtaccaaaaataaaaaaaacagacaTTAGTAGAATAAAATGAGCTCGTACTGGTGTGATGTtaataatacatatattttatttctgcaacttTTAGTTATTCATGAGTGGTCTGTCTGTGGTTTTATCAGGTTATCATTTGCTTACTCCAATAGGAACAAAttcttaaataatattttaaaacagtttattaaaaaagctGTCAAGAACAAAGCTGCTAGAGCATACAGAATTAAGTAGaacttctgttaaaaattatttttcttactccATTTTCCTACAGCTGCATAGTGTCTTTTGTAATTAGAAACTCAATTTTGACAATCTAAGTGGTACAAAATATAGGGtcttttgcatttcctttccGATAAGAAAGTAATTATTAATTTAATGTTTCCGTCCTGCTATTCAGATATGACCCTTCCATGCTTGCAGGGAGGTGGAGATCAACACATGAGGAAGGAATTGCGGAGATGAGAAATGTAACTATGTTTGACTTCCAGTACAACCTCAATGCCAGAAAGATACAGCTgcaataaataacatttattctTACATCTGGCATAGCTTTTACCAGTGATTATCAGGCActctttaattttccttttccatcacAACCTCATGGTACAATTACCAAGTTGTGAAGGCATATTAATAAGatagaagacaaaagaaaagacatgGGGGCCAGGAACAAAGTAGGGAAGGAAACTGACACATGACGGAAGGGCACGACAGCAGGAACCCAGGGTTTGCATCCTGGATACTCAACTGGTATTGAGCCGATTCCCGCAGGATGTGTTTAAGTCATTTGGTCTCTTTGCTGGCCCAATTTCAGTGTGCCCAAAGGGATTCCAGATATGCTGTATGAAGGTGTGATGGGAAAGCTTGTTCTTTGCCAGCCTATCCTGCTCTTCTCATTTATTGATCTCTCAGGTAAACATCACTAAAAAGGAGGTGGCCATCTCACACCATCAGAATTAACCcattaaattactttttggtGACTTCAACTGAGAACACTTACTCCTGTTTCTAAAATGTTTGTCTTGTGTCCATGtctgacttcagcagaagttCTGAAGAATGCTGTATCACTGCTCTTTTAACTGAAACAGTGCAGTTTTCATATTACAGTCTCTTGCTTCaacttattttttgtgtttataaataatttatatacAGCTAGAGTAGAGACTTTTTACAATACACACTAGAAAGAAAAGTTCTCATTTAGGAAAAGGAGTAAAGAGATAATACACCTTGCAAAGATGAGTGATTTAATATACGGGAGAGGTTCAGTGTTGGGGAGAACCGAACAGTTCATTAACTTTTCATCTATTACATTTGACCATGTTATCTATGTGAATTGTCCAATAAGACATTCGTGCtccaaataatataaaatgcagtttcaCCTCTAAAGCACTTGTGATAGTCAAACGTGCACAGAAATTGTCCATTTTATCTCAAAGTTTGACTCCTTTGCTTGCGTGACTTGGCTGACAAAACCATTGCTTAATTGGAGCTCAGTGAGCGGTCTTGCAATTTTCAGGTATTCTGGTTGTAGTCAGTCTGAATTGTAAGCTATTTTTGTTTAATCCTTTCTCAGACACCCAAACTGTGAATCGAGTCTGTGTTTGCGTTAATAACTTCCAGGCACACGTATGTGTAGAATGGAATTTGAACATTCACAGTGGTTCatatttcctggaaaaaataatgagatcAGTCAAAATGATACAGCTAGGAAATTACAATGCTGAGTTTTCCTGCTGTCCTGTGACAATTCTTTTTCAGTTCGATATCACTCCTTGATTTCCTGACATCCTGAGAAGCAGGGGAGCACTAAGAGTTTTTTACTGTGGACCCTGAATTTTTAAGCTTGCTCCACTGCAGTGTACTACCgactttatttttcaggtagCTTTCCATTGGAAGATTTTGCAAGTACCATCATTTGCGTTTCTCCCATGTCGCGTGAGCTTTCTTCGTGATGTGATCTGACAGCGCTTGAAATTGATACACTCACTTGTCGTctcaatattttcattacagttCTTTTGTATCCTTTGCATGCAAAGAAATAGATGAAAGGATCTAGGCAGCAGTTAAAATTCATCAGAAACACAGTGTAATGGAGTGACTtctggaaaattttcttttcagtgcatGAGGGTTCGTTCTGAAGCTTCTTAATCATGTGTTGTATGATTGCAACATGGTAAGGGGTAAAGCAGATGATGAATACTATAATTACAAATATGATTGTATTGATGGCTTTTTTGTTTATCCCTGATTTTTCAGTCAGTGGGTTTTCCTTAGCCGTTTGAAAAAGTTTGCAGCTAATTTGAGAGTAACAAAATAGTATAATCCCCAGGGGAATAAGGTACCCTACTAAACAGGCAGCAAGAAGTATAAATGGTAGATGTGCTATTTTTTCAAAGTTTGGATATTCCATACATGtagtcctttctttttcttcctgtgacaTGGGTTGTATAAGTAATGGGAAAGTTTGACTAAATACAAGAAACCAGATAAAAACACAAATGCCCTTGGCATATTTAATCCTTCTGATCTTGTATCGGAAGGGGTGGACCACAGCGAAAAACCTGTCAATGCTCAAACATGTCATGAAGTTTACACCTGCGTAGGTGTTGATATAGAACAAGAGAGCGGTTATTCGACATAATGCTTCTCCAAATGGCCAGTGAAATCCCAGGGCGTAGTAGGCTATCCTTGTAGGCAGGGCAATACAGAACAGGAGATCAGAGAAGACGAGATTTGTTGAATAGAGGGTAGTAGAGTTgatcttctttctgtttttaaaaatgacagtGAGGGCAATGGTGTTTCCAAGCACCCCAAGAATTAAGATGGAGCTGTAGAAGACAGATAGTAGTATCCGTGCTGTATCTTTGTGCTCATATAAGTCACAGGTGGAACTGTTGGTCTGAGAAGCTGTGAAAGTGTCCATTTCTGTAACCACTGTTGTCACAGGAAGCTCAGTAGAcctaacatgaaaaaaaaccaaaagggaACATTTTGTAATAAATGTAGATAAACTTCTTCTGCATAACAACGGCCAACCTCTGTTGCAAAAAGCAAGATTgtaaaaaactgaaatgaaacttCATTATGGTGAAATACTTTTCAAGCCTCCttccaaaaacaaacaaacaaaaagatggctctttttggcttttctgttttgatccCAATTCCTTCtcacctgaaaaaaatcagccagGGGGCAAAATAATAAACCAGGGATGTAATGTGTTTGGAAAGTGAAGTTTGTAGATGGTCAGGAGATGGGAGGCTGTTTAAAAGCAATCTCAGGGGAAAAAGGAGTCTGAAGAAACCACATGATAAAGGATCACATGAAGTCCCCAAGGGTCAGACGAGCagacaaaatgttttacatATGTTACAGTTAAGTTTTAGGGAGTTTTTGTTTCTAACAATTCACATTGTGATGCTTTAACATGtttcaagaaaacaatttttttcagcattcttACCATGTTGGCGTTATAATAATTCAGCTTGTTTAATACTAGTTTTAAGAATTGGCTTTTGGAATCTAATTCAAATATTGTTACACACATAAATTCTTAAGACTACTACTTTACTCACT contains these protein-coding regions:
- the GPR183 gene encoding G-protein coupled receptor 183, giving the protein MPLTAQRIQEATDMSTELPVTTVVTEMDTFTASQTNSSTCDLYEHKDTARILLSVFYSSILILGVLGNTIALTVIFKNRKKINSTTLYSTNLVFSDLLFCIALPTRIAYYALGFHWPFGEALCRITALLFYINTYAGVNFMTCLSIDRFFAVVHPFRYKIRRIKYAKGICVFIWFLVFSQTFPLLIQPMSQEEKERTTCMEYPNFEKIAHLPFILLAACLVGYLIPLGIILFCYSQISCKLFQTAKENPLTEKSGINKKAINTIIFVIIVFIICFTPYHVAIIQHMIKKLQNEPSCTEKKIFQKSLHYTVFLMNFNCCLDPFIYFFACKGYKRTVMKILRRQVSVSISSAVRSHHEESSRDMGETQMMVLAKSSNGKLPEK